In the Advenella kashmirensis WT001 genome, one interval contains:
- a CDS encoding pentapeptide repeat-containing protein, whose protein sequence is MSRTRFDAVSYASCDFHQAIIDESTFSRCDFSAATFGESVFRNVRFENTTLNELALDATVMLSCTLDHVAAKDARLNKCAFYECIFTASAFADSWLTRCAFALCELSGMSFAGSVMSAFTLIAEKPVVDCDFSQARISDGSMRGVHFLRPRLLQAVIRNTDCSKSVFEQADCRGMETPDGVFMRTEFRNSDFTAANLMTGLFRKSTFVRANLSKVNFFRADFAQSNIDADSLQHDNYTQQIQLEPTQRKEPA, encoded by the coding sequence ATGTCGCGTACGCGGTTTGATGCTGTCTCCTATGCCAGTTGTGATTTTCATCAGGCGATCATCGATGAGTCCACGTTCAGCCGCTGTGATTTTTCCGCTGCGACATTTGGTGAGTCTGTATTTCGGAACGTGCGTTTCGAAAATACGACCCTCAATGAATTGGCGCTGGATGCAACCGTGATGCTCTCTTGCACACTGGATCATGTGGCGGCAAAGGACGCAAGACTGAACAAGTGCGCATTCTATGAGTGCATCTTCACCGCCAGCGCCTTTGCCGACTCGTGGCTGACCCGCTGCGCCTTTGCCTTGTGTGAACTGTCCGGCATGTCGTTTGCAGGATCCGTCATGAGCGCCTTCACCCTGATTGCTGAAAAACCGGTGGTCGATTGCGACTTCAGTCAGGCCAGGATCAGCGACGGCAGCATGCGCGGCGTTCATTTTCTGCGGCCGCGCCTGCTACAGGCGGTTATTCGCAATACCGATTGTTCCAAATCGGTTTTTGAACAGGCAGATTGTCGTGGCATGGAAACCCCCGACGGCGTGTTCATGCGAACCGAGTTTCGCAACAGCGATTTTACGGCAGCCAACCTCATGACAGGCCTGTTCAGGAAATCGACATTTGTTCGCGCCAATTTGAGCAAGGTGAATTTTTTCCGGGCCGATTTCGCCCAGAGCAATATTGATGCGGACAGCCTGCAGCATGACAACTACACACAGCAGATTCAGCTGGAACCCACGCAGAGAAAGGAACCGGCATGA
- a CDS encoding pentapeptide repeat-containing protein yields the protein MSLTDAQLRELVDNGVPILKISLQGRDLRDWNLSGALFEGVDFTDAQLDGARLDESVFSNCRFDRASLNECYANAVFFNTCLMGGTHWRQSLLFQAKWHECDVRDADFGHAMMDETVFIGCCLAGVCYSGVQGREMTFMKSDLERADFSRAQLFKSTLFGLDLKTVNFQEASLVNVIWLQSDLSGQNLQGQDLERSVFTEAILDGVCLASANLVQAAFKSASVKGADLRNSKGQFVVFAEADLSGTRCDAAQFAQSVFVDAITDEASFVGADLSMSVWHHASARQCRFDRAQLNHTDFSYADLYQARFDDARLNRTRFHRALSDDLNLKRRAGALEKDPELYEAELWSETQRAMLFPQRD from the coding sequence ATGAGCCTGACCGATGCGCAGCTTCGGGAACTGGTGGATAACGGCGTACCGATTCTCAAAATATCGCTCCAGGGACGTGATTTGCGCGACTGGAATCTGTCGGGCGCCTTGTTCGAAGGCGTTGATTTCACAGATGCCCAACTCGATGGTGCGAGACTGGACGAAAGCGTATTTTCCAACTGCCGCTTTGACCGTGCCAGCCTGAACGAATGCTACGCCAACGCCGTATTTTTCAACACGTGTTTGATGGGCGGCACACATTGGCGTCAGTCCCTGCTGTTTCAGGCCAAATGGCATGAATGCGATGTACGCGACGCGGATTTTGGCCATGCCATGATGGATGAAACGGTCTTTATCGGCTGTTGTCTGGCGGGTGTGTGCTATAGCGGTGTCCAGGGCCGGGAAATGACGTTCATGAAATCGGATCTGGAGCGGGCCGATTTTTCACGGGCGCAGCTGTTCAAGTCCACGTTGTTCGGGCTGGATCTGAAAACCGTTAATTTTCAAGAGGCCAGCCTGGTCAATGTGATCTGGCTGCAGTCGGATCTGAGTGGCCAGAATCTGCAGGGACAGGACCTGGAGCGGAGTGTGTTTACCGAGGCGATCCTTGACGGGGTATGCCTGGCTTCGGCCAATCTGGTGCAGGCCGCTTTCAAGAGTGCCAGCGTAAAAGGCGCAGATCTGCGCAATAGTAAAGGCCAGTTCGTTGTTTTTGCCGAGGCGGATCTGAGTGGGACGCGCTGCGATGCTGCGCAGTTTGCGCAAAGTGTATTTGTGGATGCCATCACGGATGAGGCCAGTTTTGTGGGTGCGGACCTGTCCATGTCCGTTTGGCATCACGCCAGTGCGCGGCAATGCCGCTTTGACCGGGCCCAGCTGAATCATACCGATTTTTCGTATGCGGACCTGTATCAGGCGCGTTTTGATGACGCCCGGCTAAATCGCACTCGTTTTCATCGTGCGCTCAGTGACGACCTGAACCTGAAGCGGCGCGCCGGCGCCCTGGAAAAAGACCCGGAACTGTATGAGGCCGAGTTATGGAGCGAAACGCAGCGCGCTATGCTTTTTCCGCAGCGCGATTGA
- a CDS encoding type VI secretion system Vgr family protein: MNRIVNAITPLGDALKFKSLRGHEGLSCLFEWTVRFVSEHAKLDLQSMLGQSVTFEIETGASPRFLNGLVTGFEFLHRKTLTPRYYIYQATVRPCLWYATQNSDSRIFQNETAVDIITKVLGKYDFAVEKRLLNNYRKWGYCVQFNETDFNFVSRLMEHEGIYYWFRHEASRHVVVLTDEVQAHDPLPVVPVIPFYPDDRPAIAMQASIADWQVSGELTPTGYATMDYDFQKPLADMSAKRRASPRATQALDLEMYEPMGGYIDSSDSEHYVKVHLQSLQCLQEQAVARSNVRTMAPGYTFTLKNYPHQAENKAYLVVHTEYDIQNPSYASHDQPEEQARFVATSRHIPANVQYRAARSTPIPKMSGPQTATVVGPPGEEIWTDKYGRIKVQFHWDREGVMDENSSCWIRVSNPWAGGGFGGVQIPRVREEVVVDFINGNIDRPIAVGRVYNASNMPPVNLPDDATQSGFLTRSKNGTPANANKLMFEDRQGSEMLAMVAEKDMDTHVKNNQTHDVAGNVVSAIAGLRSHTAHSSSDITMAAGAVKHYQADHNRTVQVPWTNRLALICSSRSMTVWTRPLPDR; this comes from the coding sequence ATGAACCGTATTGTCAATGCCATCACGCCGCTGGGCGACGCGCTTAAATTCAAGTCCCTGCGGGGGCATGAAGGGCTATCCTGTCTGTTCGAATGGACAGTGCGGTTTGTTTCGGAACACGCAAAGCTGGATCTGCAATCCATGCTGGGGCAATCGGTGACATTCGAAATAGAGACAGGCGCATCACCCCGTTTTCTGAACGGCCTTGTGACCGGATTTGAATTCCTGCATCGCAAGACCCTGACACCGCGTTATTACATTTATCAGGCGACAGTCAGGCCCTGCTTATGGTACGCGACGCAGAACAGCGATAGCCGCATCTTTCAGAATGAAACGGCAGTCGACATTATCACCAAGGTGCTTGGCAAATATGATTTCGCGGTTGAAAAGCGGCTGCTCAATAATTATCGCAAGTGGGGTTATTGCGTCCAGTTCAACGAGACCGATTTCAACTTTGTCAGCAGGCTGATGGAGCATGAGGGCATTTACTATTGGTTCCGTCATGAAGCGTCACGCCATGTCGTGGTGTTGACAGACGAGGTCCAGGCGCACGATCCGTTGCCGGTGGTGCCCGTGATTCCGTTTTATCCGGACGACCGGCCTGCCATTGCCATGCAGGCGTCTATTGCCGATTGGCAAGTCTCGGGGGAGCTGACGCCCACGGGCTATGCCACCATGGATTACGATTTTCAGAAGCCGCTGGCCGATATGAGCGCCAAGCGCAGAGCGAGCCCGCGTGCTACCCAGGCGCTGGATCTGGAAATGTATGAACCCATGGGAGGGTACATTGACTCATCTGACTCCGAGCATTATGTAAAAGTGCATTTACAGTCGCTGCAATGCCTGCAGGAGCAGGCTGTGGCACGGTCCAATGTGCGGACGATGGCGCCCGGTTATACCTTCACGTTGAAAAACTATCCTCATCAGGCGGAAAACAAGGCATATCTGGTAGTTCATACTGAATATGACATACAGAATCCATCGTATGCCAGCCACGATCAGCCTGAAGAGCAAGCGCGGTTTGTTGCGACCTCCCGGCATATTCCGGCCAATGTGCAATATCGCGCCGCACGCAGCACGCCCATCCCTAAAATGAGCGGCCCGCAAACGGCGACCGTGGTGGGCCCGCCAGGCGAAGAGATCTGGACTGATAAGTATGGTCGCATCAAGGTACAGTTTCACTGGGACCGTGAAGGTGTAATGGACGAGAACAGCTCATGCTGGATACGGGTGTCTAATCCCTGGGCCGGCGGTGGCTTTGGCGGGGTGCAAATTCCTCGCGTGCGCGAAGAAGTGGTCGTGGACTTCATCAACGGCAATATCGATCGCCCCATTGCAGTAGGACGGGTCTATAACGCCAGCAATATGCCACCGGTGAATTTGCCGGATGATGCCACACAAAGCGGCTTTCTTACCCGCAGCAAGAACGGCACGCCTGCCAACGCGAACAAGCTGATGTTCGAAGACCGGCAGGGCAGCGAGATGCTGGCCATGGTGGCTGAAAAGGATATGGACACCCATGTCAAGAACAACCAGACACACGATGTGGCAGGCAATGTTGTGTCCGCGATCGCCGGGCTGCGCTCGCACACTGCGCACAGCTCCTCCGATATCACCATGGCCGCCGGTGCGGTTAAACATTACCAGGCTGATCACAACCGGACGGTGCAGGTTCCCTGGACGAACAGATTGGCGCTAATTTGCAGCAGTCGTTCAATGACGGTGTGGACGAGACCATTACCGGACCGCTAA
- a CDS encoding RHS repeat-associated core domain-containing protein: MQQSFNDGVDETITGPLTSTVGGQASHTLQGLHITTTTHDEETVNGTVSETVGTGETSNIKSGSQLQAGDITMESPTIYSESTQEEIDIRAGGPLDISSVGAGIVQTPGKIIKQSPTNVETALMLDNNTVTRKKSYTLDLSVDGIKDVMVEGHNHNQNIADIKLYGMGDSMQAAHIGLYGANIQLGGQDQKMGLLNVNITGIELDKGFKIKRPGGGGGIGAKGKGKDGSGGDGGKGGKGDRDGNGNRGDADKPHADCKDCMGRSAWSIGFDVGDERIAQSDFFLSGAFPISWDRVYRSNFRANDEDGPLGPRWITPFTLFIEENVKGLAYYSIVGRTIETAPLASGEERYDRNEEINWRRLDEQTLVISQKHERFETFRKIDAVYRLVSIADRAGNKIDIDYQEQGLLRSIQNDLWVLRFEHDDQRRIRRIMTDVTHDDNTVERQLAYYQYDGAGDLVRAVDEYLSERQYAYSHHLITRYTDRTGRGINLEWQGTGPDTRCFREYADDGSHEIILSWDRENRLTHVTSALGQTTTYRFDRYNYISHIYFPDGTIEERKRDDYHNIIAIVNPDGTTDRFEYDDRDNLTRHIRRDNTRVSWIYNQDEQLVQVTDAMGAIWRREYNDRQQMIRQIDPLGRVTEFTYNLAGSAIAIKDAKGGVKRVVYNNANKILQYADCSNNTTTWEYDHLDRVVGVIDAEGRKTAYDYDDKGHLARVTEPDGELRHLSYDAEGRLLAAKDALGQETSFSYDAAGRLARRTSPIRTSIDYRYNRAGKLTQLINENNEQYSFTYDPFGRLLEESGFDKKITKYTYTKNTGTLASVTEGNVTTRYEYDVIGQIIARSGQGSTERFDYDANSRLLRASNAVSQNTFSYDAIGNVLAVHQQYTLFDTQRDFVWRHTYDEIDNRIATRRPDGVETDWLISGSSYVHEILLNKSTLASFTRNDVYQEKSRTLMNSMQQRSEYDRAGRLQTQLLLEGNFHEKVRLKREYHYDKIGQLVGVSDSTRGDALYRYDPLGRIVRAATPVFDETFSFDPASNITTTIPADRQSSTLPADVPAVVGNVLREYAGIHFEYDAQGNMVSKSSPGCRQAFTWNAFSQLESVQSAREGASDVVATYYYDAFGRRIGKQVAKGENDPAPVRVIYGWDGENLAFESILGQECAKHYLYEFESFVPLAQYLSPAIGNAWSEASVGAVRDVAFFHCDHIGTPRELFDESQQKIWTGDYRFWGKLRQANASGSTDAPDYAHNNIRFQGQYYDSETGLHYNRYRYYDPDTGRYIRQDPIGLFGGINLYLYGPSSTMWIDPFGLAMWPSGQFNSWFNGQTAEQIADFMGSKSTRELIKKALRGSGGMHEWFPVSMAAKAKELGLNAETLKSWATPTVDVYFQNINDKGNIIQGPHPSRNSSGCRASSVAHEQLMAQLQDAADPDEALDIIQSFARQFARNGASQTGGFRVL; encoded by the coding sequence TTGCAGCAGTCGTTCAATGACGGTGTGGACGAGACCATTACCGGACCGCTAACCAGTACCGTAGGGGGACAGGCCAGCCATACGCTGCAGGGTCTGCACATCACAACCACCACTCATGATGAAGAGACGGTCAATGGTACGGTATCGGAAACCGTGGGGACTGGGGAGACCAGCAATATCAAGTCGGGCTCGCAGTTGCAGGCCGGCGACATCACCATGGAATCGCCCACAATTTATTCAGAATCCACCCAGGAAGAAATTGATATCAGGGCAGGCGGCCCGCTGGACATCAGCTCTGTCGGAGCCGGTATTGTGCAGACGCCAGGCAAGATCATCAAACAGAGTCCGACCAATGTGGAAACGGCGTTAATGCTGGACAACAATACAGTTACCAGAAAGAAGAGCTACACGCTGGATTTGAGTGTGGATGGTATCAAGGATGTGATGGTCGAGGGGCATAATCACAATCAGAATATTGCAGATATCAAGCTGTACGGCATGGGTGACTCCATGCAGGCAGCCCATATTGGCCTGTACGGTGCCAACATCCAGCTGGGCGGGCAGGACCAGAAAATGGGTCTGCTCAATGTGAACATCACGGGCATCGAGCTGGATAAGGGCTTTAAGATCAAACGTCCCGGTGGCGGCGGAGGTATCGGGGCAAAAGGCAAGGGCAAGGATGGCAGTGGTGGAGATGGTGGCAAGGGCGGCAAAGGCGACAGGGATGGAAACGGGAATAGGGGGGATGCTGACAAGCCACATGCAGACTGCAAAGATTGTATGGGTAGGTCGGCCTGGTCTATTGGTTTTGACGTAGGCGATGAGCGTATTGCCCAAAGTGATTTTTTCTTATCGGGCGCTTTCCCGATCAGCTGGGATCGGGTCTATCGTTCCAATTTCCGCGCCAATGATGAAGATGGGCCATTGGGACCACGATGGATTACGCCATTTACGCTCTTTATCGAAGAGAACGTAAAGGGTCTTGCCTATTATTCAATTGTAGGTAGAACGATCGAAACCGCGCCACTGGCCTCGGGCGAGGAACGATATGACCGCAACGAGGAAATAAACTGGCGCAGGCTTGATGAGCAAACGCTCGTCATTAGTCAGAAACATGAACGATTTGAAACATTCCGCAAGATCGATGCCGTTTACCGGCTGGTCTCTATCGCCGATCGGGCCGGTAACAAAATCGACATTGACTATCAGGAGCAGGGCCTGCTGCGTTCCATACAGAACGACTTATGGGTGTTGAGGTTCGAACACGATGACCAGCGCCGGATCCGGCGCATTATGACGGACGTGACGCACGATGACAATACGGTAGAACGGCAGCTTGCTTATTATCAGTATGATGGCGCTGGCGATCTCGTGCGGGCTGTCGATGAATACCTGTCGGAACGCCAGTATGCCTACAGTCACCATTTAATTACCCGCTATACCGACAGAACGGGGCGCGGCATTAATCTTGAGTGGCAGGGCACCGGTCCCGATACGCGTTGCTTTCGTGAGTATGCCGATGACGGCAGCCATGAAATTATTCTGTCCTGGGACAGGGAGAATCGACTTACCCATGTCACCAGTGCGCTGGGACAGACAACAACATACCGGTTTGATCGATACAACTACATTTCACATATCTACTTTCCTGACGGTACCATCGAAGAACGAAAACGTGATGATTATCACAATATTATTGCGATTGTTAATCCGGACGGAACCACAGACCGTTTTGAATATGATGATCGCGATAATCTGACCAGACACATCCGTCGTGACAACACTCGGGTTAGCTGGATTTATAACCAGGATGAACAACTGGTCCAGGTAACCGATGCGATGGGCGCTATTTGGCGACGTGAATACAATGATCGCCAGCAAATGATTCGCCAGATTGATCCATTGGGGCGGGTCACCGAGTTTACCTATAACCTTGCCGGTAGCGCCATCGCCATCAAGGACGCCAAGGGCGGAGTCAAGCGCGTTGTGTATAACAATGCCAATAAAATTTTGCAGTATGCAGATTGCTCCAATAACACGACAACCTGGGAATACGATCATCTGGATCGTGTTGTTGGAGTTATTGATGCTGAAGGAAGAAAAACCGCCTATGACTATGATGATAAAGGGCATTTGGCGCGAGTGACAGAGCCCGATGGTGAACTGCGGCATTTATCGTACGACGCGGAGGGGCGCCTGCTGGCGGCCAAAGACGCACTCGGGCAGGAGACGTCATTCAGTTATGATGCTGCAGGCAGGCTTGCGCGCAGGACCAGTCCGATCCGCACGTCCATTGATTATCGATACAACCGGGCCGGCAAACTGACGCAACTGATCAATGAAAATAACGAACAGTATTCGTTTACCTATGACCCCTTTGGCAGACTGCTTGAGGAATCGGGGTTCGACAAAAAAATAACAAAATATACGTATACCAAAAATACCGGCACCCTGGCCTCGGTTACCGAAGGCAATGTGACCACTCGCTATGAGTACGACGTCATTGGCCAGATTATTGCGCGTTCCGGCCAGGGAAGTACGGAACGCTTCGATTACGATGCAAACAGCCGACTGCTTCGGGCATCCAACGCCGTCAGTCAGAATACTTTTTCCTATGATGCCATTGGAAATGTCCTCGCGGTGCACCAGCAGTACACGCTATTTGACACGCAACGGGATTTTGTGTGGCGGCACACTTACGACGAAATAGATAATCGCATCGCAACCCGCCGTCCGGACGGCGTGGAAACGGACTGGCTGATTTCGGGCAGTAGCTACGTTCATGAGATTTTGCTGAATAAATCCACATTGGCCAGCTTTACACGCAATGATGTGTATCAGGAAAAATCACGAACGCTGATGAACTCCATGCAGCAACGTAGTGAATACGACAGGGCTGGAAGATTGCAAACCCAGTTGCTGCTGGAGGGTAATTTTCACGAGAAAGTCCGCCTCAAGCGCGAGTATCACTACGATAAAATCGGCCAGCTGGTCGGCGTCTCCGATTCCACGAGAGGCGATGCGCTCTATCGATATGATCCGCTGGGACGGATTGTTCGTGCGGCCACACCTGTCTTTGACGAGACATTCAGTTTCGATCCTGCTTCGAATATTACAACGACCATTCCTGCGGACAGGCAGTCCAGCACCCTGCCTGCTGATGTGCCGGCGGTTGTGGGTAATGTGCTCAGGGAGTACGCCGGTATTCATTTTGAATATGATGCACAGGGCAATATGGTCAGCAAAAGCAGCCCGGGCTGCCGACAGGCCTTTACCTGGAATGCCTTCAGTCAGCTGGAGTCGGTGCAATCCGCCAGAGAGGGCGCTAGCGATGTTGTTGCCACCTATTATTATGATGCTTTCGGACGCCGGATCGGCAAACAGGTCGCCAAGGGTGAAAACGACCCCGCGCCCGTCCGGGTAATTTACGGCTGGGATGGGGAAAACCTCGCGTTTGAATCGATCTTGGGACAGGAGTGCGCCAAACATTATTTGTATGAGTTTGAAAGTTTTGTCCCCCTGGCGCAATATCTATCTCCGGCTATCGGAAATGCCTGGAGCGAAGCCTCTGTTGGTGCCGTTCGTGATGTGGCATTTTTCCATTGTGATCATATCGGTACGCCCCGGGAATTGTTCGATGAGTCGCAGCAGAAAATCTGGACAGGCGACTACCGATTCTGGGGCAAACTACGGCAAGCGAATGCCTCCGGTTCCACGGATGCGCCTGACTACGCGCATAACAACATTCGTTTTCAAGGACAGTATTACGATAGTGAAACCGGCCTGCATTACAACCGTTATCGATACTATGATCCTGATACCGGACGGTATATCCGCCAGGACCCGATCGGTCTGTTCGGAGGCATTAATCTTTACCTTTACGGTCCCAGCAGCACCATGTGGATTGACCCGTTTGGTCTGGCCATGTGGCCGTCAGGGCAGTTCAATAGCTGGTTCAATGGACAGACTGCCGAGCAGATTGCCGATTTTATGGGTTCGAAGTCCACGCGTGAACTGATCAAGAAAGCGTTGCGGGGCAGCGGCGGCATGCACGAATGGTTTCCGGTCTCGATGGCGGCCAAGGCCAAGGAGCTTGGGCTGAATGCAGAAACACTGAAGTCGTGGGCGACGCCGACGGTGGATGTCTATTTTCAGAATATCAATGACAAAGGCAATATTATTCAGGGACCTCATCCCAGTCGCAATAGCAGCGGGTGCCGGGCCAGCAGTGTTGCCCATGAGCAGTTGATGGCCCAGCTACAGGACGCAGCAGACCCGGATGAAGCCCTGGACATTATCCAGTCATTCGCAAGACAGTTTGCCAGAAATGGCGCATCTCAGACCGGTGGTTTTCGCGTGCTATAG
- a CDS encoding immunity 22 family protein, with protein sequence MLDFIDRFTDERFKNNKRLKVISVWIGTITNEKSLTRYISAGTPENGQFVRDLGENWFDHDFIAVNYQKRAEPIEQVVSALAQTLGCPQQMEQEMLARCLGQGVTQANTTVCLLQHVYKGEADQDFNGLKFAGSYEYEEPEPEVRHKFDHIFAGVTIAAALPDLREYATEGTFSGETGLTSDDVQYYGYKLRDGTVLPVAEFFSLPIVNQRLVLGDSADAVFYACRNAGMENINAFISVSTDDATSLDIEAGKTFCGLRYLGVFKTQYPG encoded by the coding sequence ATGCTTGACTTCATAGACCGTTTTACCGATGAAAGATTCAAAAACAACAAACGCCTGAAAGTGATTTCTGTCTGGATCGGAACAATCACGAACGAGAAATCCCTGACACGATATATTTCCGCCGGCACGCCCGAGAACGGTCAATTCGTTCGTGATTTAGGAGAGAACTGGTTTGACCATGATTTCATCGCCGTTAATTATCAGAAGCGCGCGGAGCCGATCGAACAAGTTGTGAGTGCCCTGGCACAGACGCTGGGTTGTCCGCAGCAAATGGAGCAGGAAATGCTTGCGCGTTGCCTGGGCCAGGGCGTCACGCAGGCCAATACCACAGTGTGCTTGTTGCAACATGTCTACAAAGGTGAGGCAGATCAGGATTTTAACGGTCTGAAATTTGCCGGCAGCTATGAATATGAAGAGCCGGAACCTGAGGTTCGCCATAAGTTCGATCATATCTTTGCGGGCGTGACGATAGCAGCGGCATTGCCGGATTTACGCGAATATGCCACCGAGGGAACATTCAGCGGCGAGACAGGGTTGACGTCCGATGACGTTCAGTATTATGGATACAAACTGCGCGACGGCACTGTTTTACCCGTAGCCGAATTTTTTAGTCTGCCAATAGTGAATCAGCGTTTGGTGTTGGGTGACAGTGCAGATGCGGTTTTTTACGCTTGCCGAAATGCAGGCATGGAAAACATCAATGCCTTTATCAGCGTGAGCACGGACGATGCTACGTCTCTGGATATCGAAGCGGGGAAAACCTTCTGCGGGCTGCGTTATCTGGGTGTCTTCAAAACGCAATATCCAGGGTAA